CGGCGCGGCTCTGCGCCTAGCTCGTGCCCCACTCGATGACGCCAGCGCCCTCGACTCCGCAGAGTTGGACCAGTCGCGCCGCCATCTGGTCGATGGCTTCATCTAGCAGCTTGGGCGCCGTGTAGAACGCGGGCGTGGTCGGGAAGACGATCGCGCCGGCTTCGGTGACCGCGACGGCGTTGCGCAGGTGGATTAGCGACAGCGGAGCTTCCCGCAGCGCCAGGATCAGCCGGCGCCTTTCCTTCAGCGCCACGTCTGCGGCTCGCGCGATCAGCGAGTCGCCGCAGCCGCTCGCCACCATCCCCAGGGTTCTGGCCGAGCAGGGGGCGATCAGCATCGCGTCGAATCCGAATGAGCCGCTGGCAATTGGAGCGGTCAGGT
This genomic stretch from Bifidobacteriaceae bacterium harbors:
- a CDS encoding UbiX family flavin prenyltransferase, which encodes MSRIVLAMTGASGAAIGAAALRLLRSLGAETHLVVSKWAATTARLECGLSVEELAALADHSHDVHDLTAPIASGSFGFDAMLIAPCSARTLGMVASGCGDSLIARAADVALKERRRLILALREAPLSLIHLRNAVAVTEAGAIVFPTTPAFYTAPKLLDEAIDQMAARLVQLCGVEGAGVIEWGTS